One window of the Trifolium pratense cultivar HEN17-A07 linkage group LG2, ARS_RC_1.1, whole genome shotgun sequence genome contains the following:
- the LOC123905278 gene encoding uncharacterized protein LOC123905278, producing the protein MGRYRYPLGFHDNLFVFSYEQSKRIHAIVPSDCVYIFSKVLCEDFVYTMSYFKVEDNINFCMNPHKLLFCPKTEIVPSQSLYIPRYSFIFFDSQMIMNYRNGLSYLIDVIGVVTDFHSNPANDTGAVKVTIADKRGICECLLYGEYADQFKDMMYENSSQLPILVLQFVMVKCKQGFVFVETVEAVTRVLLSPAILEVDQFKIEMGYMSVPDISSENQYYSGSKPCKELEFNGLYPHKTLYEFVHSLEDGLFVLCVKIVGLFKVDQWFYPVCHCGDFLEFVAGSYYCGRCHHTVFGTTSKCQLQIALQDSTSCVLLPMFESLLYGIESIENNGSTFALSVDGAKALSDKKVLLICIFQTASSDLASDSLAIPPESIFAGKKPLVVDALQTIIDDAAPQYHEKYKLFKIRNEHILSMGGVNVDVSSSNII; encoded by the exons atgggtcgttacagatACCCTCTAG GTTTTCATGacaatctttttgttttttcttatgaGCAGAGTAAAAGGATCCATGCAATTGTTCCTTCTGATTGTGTTTATATCTTTTCCAAGGTTTTATGTGAAGACTTTGTCTACACTATGAGTTATTTCAAAGTTGAAGATAACATTAACTTTTGTATGAATCCACACAAGTTATTGTTTTGTCCCAAAACAGAGATTGTGCCATCTCAAAGTTTATATATTCCCCGCTATTCCTTCATTTTTTTCGATTCTCAAATGATTATGAACTACCGAAATGGCTTATCTTACCTTATTg ATGTTATTGGTGTGGTAACTGATTTTCATTCCAATCCAGCTAATGATACAGGTGCTGTCAAAGTTACAATAGCTGATAAGAG AGGAATTTGTGAGTGTTTGCTATATGGAGAATATGCTGATCAATTCAAGGATATGATGTATGAAAATTCCTCTCAgttgccaattttagttttgcaGTTTGTTATGGTTAAATGCAAACAAG ggtttgtttttgttgaaactGTTGAAGCTGTTACTAGAGTTCTATTGAGTCCTGCTATTTTGGAGGTGGATCAATTTAAGATTGA GATGGGATATATGTCTGTTCCCGATATTTCCTCTGAGAATCAGTATTATTCAGGTTCCAAACCATGCAAAGAGTTAGAGTTTAATGGGTTGTATCCTCACAAGACTCTCTATGAATTTGTCCATTCTTTGGAAGATGGTTTGTTTGTATTATGTGTGAAGATTGTTGGGCTCTTCAAAGTTGATCAGTGGTTTTATCCTGTTTGTCATTGTGGTGATTTTTTGGAGTTTGTGGCTGGATCATATTATTGCGGTCGTTGTCATCATACTGTTTTTGGCACTACATCAAA GTGCCAGCTTCAAATTGCACTTCAAGATAGCACATCTTGTGTGTTGTTGCCAATGTTTGAGAGTTTGCTTTAtggaattgaatcaattgaaaatAAT GGATCTACCTTTGCTCTAAGTGTGGATGGTGCAAAAGCATTAAGTGATAAGAAAGTGttgttgatt TGTATCTTTCAGACAGCTTCCTCTGATTTAGCTTCTGATTCCTTAGCTATTCCGCCTGAATCCATTTTTGCTGGGAAGAAACCGTTGGTGGTGGATGCTTTGCAAACAATTATAGATGATGCAGCTCCTCAGTACCATGAAAAATATAAGCTGTTTAAAATTCGAAATGAGCATATCCTGTCTATGGGTGGAGTCAATGTGGATGTATCTTCTTCCAATATTATCTAA